One window from the genome of Desulforamulus ruminis DSM 2154 encodes:
- a CDS encoding alkaline phosphatase family protein has product MAQLPKKVIYIMIDSFHPRALKSCLAQGKLPALSFLVERGCLEECVSAFPTVTPVCMATLATGASPAQHGIPGFVWYHRGERRIIDYGTSWLNILKNRVLPTARDLLFHLNQKQLNWEVRTLYEELESKGLYTAAVNPYIYRGNEEYQAHIPFTVKLLTLFQLTGGRIYGPRGFCLGQIYQPPGELRETIKKIGFWSKFGVNDRLSVAGVRWFLEKKRRPDFLAVYFPDTDSKAHAKDPDCCVPCLTGVDQKIKSILDCFLTWEKALEEYCFVLVGDHAQSTVEKGGKTLVKLPHLLREYSRAKTGGEEPVEDRDIAICSNERSAYIYILRYRPGMRQAMAGRILKDRGVDQVMWKDGAGYRVKGNQGGTLFFRRGGPYRDPYGNQWNLEGDAAVLDLHLEESWIHYGAYPNALERIADCLDNPNAGELVVTARPGYLLGGEGAPSTRIKGSHGSLYREESLVPLIISGTPARIREPRLTDVVPFLRSLAINPQA; this is encoded by the coding sequence ATGGCGCAGCTACCTAAAAAAGTCATCTATATTATGATCGACTCCTTTCATCCCCGGGCTTTAAAAAGCTGCCTGGCCCAAGGCAAGCTTCCGGCCCTGTCCTTTTTAGTGGAGCGGGGCTGTCTGGAGGAGTGCGTATCGGCTTTTCCCACCGTAACACCGGTCTGCATGGCCACCCTGGCCACCGGAGCCTCCCCGGCGCAGCACGGTATTCCGGGTTTTGTCTGGTATCACCGGGGAGAAAGAAGAATCATTGATTACGGAACCAGTTGGCTCAATATCTTAAAAAACCGGGTGCTGCCTACGGCCCGGGATCTTTTGTTTCATTTGAACCAAAAACAGTTGAACTGGGAAGTTCGGACCCTCTATGAGGAACTGGAAAGCAAGGGACTGTATACTGCTGCGGTAAACCCCTATATTTACCGGGGCAATGAAGAATACCAGGCCCACATTCCTTTTACCGTTAAACTGCTCACGCTTTTTCAATTGACCGGCGGCCGGATCTACGGACCCAGGGGTTTTTGTCTGGGGCAAATTTACCAACCACCGGGAGAATTAAGAGAAACCATTAAAAAAATCGGATTCTGGTCCAAGTTTGGCGTCAATGACCGCCTTTCTGTTGCCGGCGTCCGGTGGTTTCTGGAAAAGAAACGGCGTCCGGATTTTTTAGCGGTTTATTTCCCGGATACCGACAGCAAGGCCCATGCCAAGGATCCGGACTGTTGTGTGCCCTGCTTAACCGGGGTGGACCAAAAAATCAAAAGTATTCTGGATTGCTTTTTAACCTGGGAGAAAGCCCTGGAGGAATACTGCTTTGTCCTGGTGGGAGACCACGCCCAGTCCACCGTAGAAAAGGGGGGGAAGACCCTGGTTAAACTGCCGCATTTGCTGAGGGAATATTCCCGGGCCAAAACCGGCGGGGAAGAACCGGTGGAGGACAGAGACATCGCCATCTGTTCCAATGAACGTTCGGCCTATATTTATATTTTGCGCTACCGGCCGGGCATGCGGCAGGCCATGGCCGGCCGGATATTGAAGGACCGGGGCGTGGATCAGGTAATGTGGAAAGACGGCGCCGGGTACCGGGTGAAAGGAAATCAAGGAGGGACTTTGTTCTTCCGGCGAGGAGGCCCATACCGGGACCCCTACGGAAATCAGTGGAATCTGGAAGGGGATGCGGCCGTACTGGACCTGCATCTGGAAGAGTCCTGGATTCATTACGGCGCTTATCCCAATGCCCTGGAACGCATTGCGGATTGCTTGGACAATCCCAATGCCGGAGAACTGGTGGTGACAGCCCGGCCGGGTTACCTGCTGGGCGGGGAGGGAGCGCCGTCCACCAGGATCAAGGGCAGCCACGGCTCGTTATACCGGGAGGAAAGCCTGGTACCCCTGATTATCAGCGGGACTCCCGCCCGTAT
- the pyrE gene encoding orotate phosphoribosyltransferase gives MTREEITDIFIKTGAMLTGHFRLTSGKHSNRYFQCAQVLQHPHYTGMLCAELARRFAGKGVETVVGPAMGGILVSYEVARALGVRSLFAEREQGKMALRRNFNITPGEKVLVVEDVITTGGSVAEVIEVVRSLGGEVVGVGVLVDRSNGQADLGVPAEALLTVTVETFEAENCPLCAAGTPAVKPGSRQT, from the coding sequence GTGACCAGAGAAGAAATTACCGATATCTTTATTAAAACCGGAGCCATGCTGACCGGACATTTCCGGCTGACCTCCGGCAAGCACAGCAACCGTTATTTTCAATGCGCCCAGGTGCTGCAGCATCCCCACTACACCGGGATGCTCTGCGCCGAACTGGCCCGAAGATTTGCGGGAAAGGGCGTGGAGACCGTCGTTGGCCCGGCCATGGGAGGGATTTTAGTTTCCTACGAAGTGGCCCGGGCTTTGGGAGTGCGCAGCCTGTTTGCCGAGCGGGAACAGGGTAAAATGGCCCTGCGGAGAAATTTTAACATCACCCCGGGCGAAAAGGTGCTGGTGGTGGAGGATGTAATTACCACCGGGGGATCGGTGGCCGAAGTCATTGAAGTAGTACGCAGCCTCGGCGGCGAAGTGGTGGGAGTAGGCGTCCTGGTTGACCGGAGCAACGGCCAGGCCGACCTGGGTGTGCCCGCCGAAGCGCTTTTGACCGTAACGGTGGAAACCTTTGAGGCGGAAAACTGTCCCCTCTGCGCGGCCGGCACGCCGGCCGTTAAACCGGGCAGCCGTCAGACCTAG
- the lspA gene encoding signal peptidase II, with protein MIRFILVMLFTLALDRYSKFIIMNKMTEGQSIPVWNKVFHLTYIQNPGAAFGLLAGKTWFFIMITTLVLLAMVLGWRWIQKAGPLYHWALGLVAGGALGNLIDRLLYTRVIDFLDFRIWPVFNLADTAICIGVGLILLDAFKDLRRVR; from the coding sequence ATGATTCGATTTATACTGGTAATGCTGTTTACCCTGGCCCTGGACAGGTACTCCAAATTCATTATTATGAATAAAATGACTGAGGGCCAGTCCATTCCTGTCTGGAACAAGGTATTTCATCTTACCTACATTCAAAATCCCGGGGCGGCCTTTGGCTTACTGGCAGGGAAAACCTGGTTTTTTATTATGATTACCACCTTGGTTTTGCTGGCCATGGTGCTGGGCTGGCGCTGGATCCAAAAGGCGGGGCCTTTATACCACTGGGCCCTGGGGTTGGTAGCCGGGGGGGCCCTGGGTAATCTCATTGACCGGCTGCTTTATACCCGGGTGATTGATTTCCTGGATTTCCGGATTTGGCCGGTGTTTAACCTGGCGGATACCGCCATCTGTATCGGGGTGGGCTTGATCCTGCTGGATGCCTTTAAGGATTTGAGAAGAGTCAGATAG
- the pyrF gene encoding orotidine-5'-phosphate decarboxylase produces MTAKAEEARKRLIVALDVDTAEQAESLARQLSPWAGMFKVGMQLFYSAGPDVVKRLKDQGLKVFLDLKLHDIPNTVAQAARALTGLGADILNVHAAGGLSMMRAAGQAVAERAAQLRIPAPMVIAVTVLTSIDQTVFNREMGQPGEVQERVMAWARLTQEAGLAGVVASPRETGLIREACGPDFAVVTPGIRPAWSLSGDQRRVLSPAEALALGSSYLVVGRPITAAANPEEAARKVLAEMTGGC; encoded by the coding sequence ATGACCGCTAAAGCAGAAGAAGCGAGGAAAAGACTGATTGTCGCCCTGGATGTGGATACGGCGGAACAGGCGGAGAGCCTGGCGCGGCAGTTGTCTCCCTGGGCGGGCATGTTTAAAGTGGGCATGCAGTTATTTTACAGTGCGGGGCCGGATGTGGTAAAGCGCCTCAAGGACCAGGGCCTGAAAGTCTTTTTAGACCTTAAACTGCATGATATTCCCAATACAGTGGCCCAGGCGGCCCGGGCTCTGACCGGCCTGGGGGCGGATATTCTGAATGTCCATGCCGCCGGAGGGCTGTCCATGATGAGGGCGGCCGGCCAGGCGGTGGCGGAGCGGGCGGCCCAATTGCGGATACCGGCGCCCATGGTCATTGCCGTAACGGTGTTGACCAGCATTGATCAGACGGTTTTTAACCGGGAAATGGGTCAGCCCGGAGAGGTCCAGGAAAGAGTAATGGCCTGGGCCCGGCTGACCCAAGAAGCGGGTTTAGCCGGAGTGGTGGCCTCTCCCCGGGAAACCGGGCTGATCCGGGAAGCCTGCGGCCCCGACTTTGCGGTGGTGACACCGGGCATCCGACCGGCCTGGTCGCTCTCCGGAGACCAGCGGAGGGTCTTAAGTCCGGCGGAAGCCCTTGCTTTGGGCTCCAGCTATCTGGTGGTGGGGCGCCCCATTACCGCGGCGGCGAATCCGGAGGAGGCCGCCCGGAAAGTACTAGCTGAAATGACCGGGGGATGTTAA
- a CDS encoding dihydroorotate dehydrogenase, whose amino-acid sequence MKPCLAVNIGGIQMKNPVTTASGTFGFGPEYSPYVDINRLGAIVVKGTTLEPRQGNPTPRMAETPAGILNSIGLQNPGADQLIQKTAPYFAGLEIPVIVNIAGNTVEEYAQLAGKLDGVAGIAGLEVNISCPNVKKGGMAFGGDPFTAAEVTRAVKAATQLPVMVKLSPNVTDIGAIARAVEEAGADALSLINTLLGMAIDVRKRKPVLANVMGGLSGPAVKPVAVRAVWQVYRAVQLPIIGMGGICSWEDALEFILAGASAVAVGTANFINPRATLDVLEGIERYLLEQQIEDINELIGAAHSA is encoded by the coding sequence ATGAAGCCCTGTTTAGCGGTGAATATTGGCGGCATTCAAATGAAAAATCCGGTGACCACCGCCTCGGGGACCTTTGGCTTCGGACCGGAATACTCCCCTTATGTGGACATCAACCGGCTGGGGGCCATAGTGGTAAAAGGCACCACCTTAGAGCCGCGGCAGGGCAACCCTACGCCCAGAATGGCCGAAACCCCGGCGGGAATTTTAAATTCCATCGGCCTGCAGAATCCCGGGGCGGATCAATTAATTCAAAAGACCGCCCCTTACTTTGCCGGCCTGGAAATCCCGGTCATTGTAAATATTGCCGGTAATACCGTGGAAGAATACGCCCAACTGGCGGGCAAATTGGACGGGGTGGCGGGCATTGCCGGCCTGGAGGTAAACATCTCCTGCCCCAATGTAAAAAAAGGGGGCATGGCCTTTGGGGGCGACCCCTTTACGGCGGCGGAAGTAACCCGGGCGGTCAAAGCGGCCACCCAACTGCCGGTGATGGTCAAGCTGTCCCCCAATGTGACCGATATTGGGGCTATCGCCAGGGCGGTGGAAGAAGCCGGGGCGGACGCCCTGTCCTTAATCAACACCCTGCTGGGGATGGCCATTGACGTGCGCAAAAGAAAGCCGGTTTTAGCCAATGTTATGGGCGGACTTTCGGGGCCGGCGGTAAAGCCGGTGGCCGTCAGGGCGGTGTGGCAGGTTTACCGGGCGGTTCAGCTCCCCATCATCGGCATGGGCGGGATCTGTTCTTGGGAAGACGCCCTGGAGTTTATCCTGGCCGGGGCCAGCGCCGTGGCGGTAGGCACCGCCAACTTCATCAATCCCCGGGCCACCCTGGATGTGCTGGAAGGGATCGAGCGATATTTGCTGGAGCAGCAGATCGAAGATATTAACGAACTGATCGGAGCGGCTCATTCGGCCTAG
- a CDS encoding dihydroorotate dehydrogenase electron transfer subunit: MSKVMDARVLAVYPVAPETFYMELEAPDIARLAVPGQFVHIRCSDSKDPLLRRPLSIHMVSRPKGVLALLFRVAGAGTALLAQKQPGERVNLMGPLGRGFSMPLPGSRVAVAAGGIGAAPLVFLVQELAHMKCQVTLYLGARDKKSLLCDGQFEQMEAEVVVATDDGSFGFKGTVPELMQKHPDWRRTAMTYMCGPKGMMKEIAALLQEADVPGEASLEEHMGCGVGACLSCAVKISHHGETTHKRVCADGPVFPSWQVVWE; encoded by the coding sequence ATGTCAAAAGTAATGGACGCCAGGGTGCTGGCGGTTTACCCGGTGGCGCCGGAGACCTTTTATATGGAGCTGGAAGCTCCGGATATTGCCCGGCTGGCAGTGCCGGGCCAATTTGTGCATATCCGCTGCAGTGACAGCAAAGATCCTCTTTTACGGAGGCCCCTTTCCATTCACATGGTGAGCCGGCCCAAAGGAGTGCTGGCGCTGCTGTTCCGGGTGGCGGGCGCAGGTACCGCACTGTTGGCCCAAAAACAGCCCGGAGAAAGGGTCAATCTGATGGGCCCCCTGGGGCGCGGTTTTTCCATGCCATTGCCGGGTTCCCGGGTAGCGGTGGCCGCCGGGGGCATCGGAGCGGCTCCCCTGGTATTTTTAGTGCAGGAACTGGCGCATATGAAGTGCCAGGTAACCCTTTACCTGGGAGCCCGGGATAAAAAAAGCCTGCTTTGCGACGGGCAGTTTGAACAGATGGAAGCGGAAGTGGTGGTGGCCACCGACGACGGCTCCTTTGGCTTTAAGGGCACTGTGCCGGAGCTGATGCAAAAACATCCGGACTGGCGGCGCACCGCCATGACCTACATGTGCGGACCCAAAGGCATGATGAAAGAAATTGCCGCCCTGCTGCAGGAGGCCGACGTGCCCGGAGAAGCTTCCCTGGAGGAACATATGGGCTGTGGTGTGGGCGCCTGTCTTTCCTGTGCCGTGAAAATTTCCCACCATGGGGAAACAACCCATAAAAGGGTTTGTGCCGACGGTCCGGTCTTTCCCTCCTGGCAGGTGGTGTGGGAATGA
- the carB gene encoding carbamoyl-phosphate synthase large subunit, translated as MPKKREIKKVLVIGSGPIVIGQAAEFDYAGTQACRALKEEGLEVVLVNSNPATIMTDAHMADKVYIEPLTPKFVTRVIRQEKPDGLLPTLGGQVGLNIALQLAEKGVLDEEGVTLLGTPLDAIRKAEDREMFKLMMEQIDEPVPESAIVCSVREALEFAEAIDYPVIVRPAYTLGGTGGGIAQNRWELEAVATRGLKHSLIGQILVERSVAGWKEIEYEVMRDSADNCITVCNMENLDAVGVHTGDSIVVAPSQTLSDREYQMLRSASLKIIRALGIEGGCNVQYALDPYSFRYYVIEVNPRVSRSSALASKATGYPIAKVAAKIAIGLTLDEIRNSVTGKTYACFEPTLDYVVVKFPRWPFDKFTGADRTLGTQMKATGEVMAIDRTFEAALMKAIRSLEVGLYGLRMPEMTELSLEELEDKLIKVEDQRLFAVAEFFRRGGTVERAAELSAMDLFFLHKLKELVSFEENLCREAAAGALTEQTLGRAKKYGLADRYLAWLTGLTEKAIRQTRKSAGIAPVYKMVDTCAAEFEALTPYYYSCYETEDEAGATDRTKVVVLGSGPIRIGQGIEFDYCSVHSVWALREEGLEAITINNNPETVSTDFDTADRLYFEPLVAEDVLNILEQEKPQGVIVQFGGQTAIQLAKPLEEAGIPILGTSVDAIDAAEDRERFDRLLIELDIPKPPGRTAFSVEEAAAIAGEIGFPVLVRPSYVLGGRAMEIVYSQEELFSYMERAVKITPEHPVLVDRYLVGREFEVDAICDGAAVLIPGIMEHIERAGVHSGDSIAVYPAQTLTREQTQQMVDYTCRLSLALGIKGLVNIQYVLHEGQVYVIEVNPRSSRTVPYLSKVTGIPMVNLATKCILGKTLEQMGYRGGLYPETGLVAVKAPVFSFGKLLDVDVSLGPEMKSTGEVLGVDKDLPVALFKALLASGTEFPKQGTVLATIADRDKEEALPVIQGLVELGYKVCATRGTAGFLQSRGIAVETVNKVNEGGETIVDLIKANRINLVINTISRGKDPWRDGFKIRRSAVEHGIPCLTSMDTAWVMLEVLYGIQEGEVPDLIPLQNYLDNRRKNLPRRE; from the coding sequence ATGCCCAAAAAGCGGGAAATTAAAAAAGTTCTGGTCATTGGTTCCGGTCCCATTGTCATCGGACAGGCGGCGGAGTTTGATTACGCCGGCACCCAGGCCTGCCGGGCCCTGAAGGAAGAGGGCCTGGAGGTGGTGCTGGTGAACTCCAACCCCGCCACTATTATGACCGATGCCCATATGGCCGATAAAGTCTATATAGAGCCCTTAACACCGAAATTTGTAACCCGGGTCATCCGGCAGGAAAAGCCCGACGGCCTGCTGCCGACCCTTGGCGGCCAGGTGGGGCTGAATATAGCCCTCCAACTGGCGGAGAAAGGAGTCTTGGATGAGGAAGGGGTTACCCTGCTGGGAACCCCCCTGGATGCCATCCGTAAGGCCGAAGACCGGGAAATGTTTAAGTTAATGATGGAACAAATTGACGAGCCGGTACCGGAAAGCGCCATTGTTTGTTCCGTGCGGGAAGCCCTGGAGTTTGCCGAGGCCATTGATTACCCGGTGATTGTCCGCCCGGCCTATACCCTGGGCGGCACCGGCGGGGGCATTGCCCAAAACCGTTGGGAACTGGAGGCGGTGGCCACCCGGGGTCTGAAGCACAGTTTAATCGGACAGATTCTGGTGGAGCGCAGTGTGGCGGGCTGGAAAGAAATTGAATATGAGGTCATGCGGGACAGCGCCGACAACTGCATTACCGTGTGCAATATGGAAAACCTGGACGCCGTTGGTGTTCATACCGGGGACAGCATTGTGGTGGCCCCGTCCCAGACCCTCAGCGACCGGGAGTACCAGATGCTGCGCAGCGCCTCCCTGAAAATCATCCGGGCTCTGGGCATCGAAGGCGGCTGCAATGTGCAGTACGCTCTGGACCCCTATAGCTTTCGATATTATGTGATTGAAGTGAATCCCCGGGTTTCCCGTTCTTCAGCCCTGGCTTCCAAAGCCACCGGCTACCCCATTGCCAAGGTGGCGGCCAAGATTGCCATTGGACTGACCCTGGATGAAATCCGCAACTCGGTGACCGGGAAAACCTACGCCTGCTTTGAACCAACCCTGGATTATGTGGTGGTTAAATTTCCCCGCTGGCCCTTTGATAAATTTACCGGGGCCGACCGGACCCTGGGAACCCAGATGAAAGCCACCGGCGAAGTGATGGCCATTGACCGGACCTTTGAAGCCGCCCTGATGAAAGCCATCCGCTCTTTGGAAGTGGGACTTTACGGCCTGCGGATGCCGGAGATGACGGAGCTTTCCTTGGAGGAACTAGAGGATAAGCTGATTAAAGTGGAAGATCAGAGGCTTTTTGCCGTGGCCGAGTTTTTCCGCCGGGGAGGAACGGTGGAGCGGGCCGCGGAATTAAGCGCCATGGACCTCTTCTTTCTGCATAAGCTTAAAGAATTAGTTTCCTTTGAGGAAAACCTGTGCCGGGAAGCAGCGGCAGGAGCCTTGACGGAACAAACCCTGGGCCGGGCCAAAAAATACGGTTTAGCCGACCGCTACCTGGCATGGCTAACGGGTCTAACGGAAAAGGCCATCAGGCAAACCAGAAAGTCTGCGGGCATTGCTCCGGTGTACAAGATGGTGGATACCTGTGCCGCGGAATTTGAGGCCCTTACGCCATATTATTACTCCTGTTATGAAACCGAGGACGAGGCCGGGGCAACCGACCGCACCAAGGTGGTGGTGCTGGGTTCCGGTCCCATCCGCATCGGCCAGGGCATTGAGTTTGACTACTGTTCGGTCCATTCGGTCTGGGCCCTGCGGGAAGAGGGCCTGGAGGCCATTACCATTAATAATAACCCGGAGACGGTCAGCACCGATTTCGATACGGCGGACCGGCTTTATTTTGAGCCCCTGGTAGCGGAAGACGTGTTAAACATCCTGGAGCAGGAAAAGCCCCAAGGCGTTATTGTCCAATTTGGAGGTCAAACGGCCATCCAATTGGCCAAGCCCCTGGAAGAGGCGGGGATACCAATCCTGGGCACTTCAGTAGATGCCATTGACGCGGCTGAAGACCGGGAACGTTTTGACCGGCTGCTCATTGAACTGGATATTCCCAAACCGCCGGGCCGCACGGCCTTCTCTGTGGAAGAAGCGGCTGCCATCGCCGGGGAAATCGGTTTCCCGGTACTGGTTCGCCCCTCTTATGTTTTAGGAGGCCGGGCCATGGAGATTGTTTATTCCCAGGAGGAACTTTTTTCCTACATGGAGAGGGCGGTGAAGATCACGCCCGAGCACCCGGTGCTGGTGGACCGCTATCTGGTGGGACGGGAGTTTGAGGTGGATGCCATTTGCGACGGCGCTGCCGTGCTCATCCCGGGCATTATGGAACACATTGAGCGGGCCGGCGTCCATTCCGGCGACAGCATTGCGGTATACCCGGCCCAGACCCTGACCCGGGAGCAGACGCAGCAAATGGTGGACTATACCTGCCGGCTGTCCCTGGCCCTGGGAATTAAGGGACTGGTCAATATTCAATATGTCCTGCACGAAGGTCAGGTCTATGTCATCGAAGTAAACCCCCGGTCCAGCCGGACCGTGCCTTATTTGAGCAAAGTGACCGGCATTCCCATGGTCAACCTGGCCACCAAATGCATTCTGGGTAAAACCCTGGAGCAGATGGGCTACCGGGGCGGTCTTTATCCGGAAACCGGTTTGGTGGCGGTCAAGGCGCCGGTGTTCTCCTTCGGCAAACTGCTGGACGTGGATGTTTCCCTGGGACCGGAAATGAAATCCACCGGAGAAGTGCTGGGCGTAGATAAGGATCTGCCGGTGGCCCTGTTTAAGGCCCTGCTGGCCAGCGGCACGGAGTTTCCCAAACAGGGAACGGTATTGGCCACCATCGCCGACCGGGATAAAGAAGAGGCTTTGCCGGTGATTCAGGGCTTGGTGGAACTGGGCTACAAGGTTTGCGCCACCCGAGGCACCGCCGGATTTTTGCAGAGCCGGGGCATTGCAGTGGAAACAGTCAACAAGGTTAACGAGGGTGGAGAAACCATTGTGGACCTGATTAAAGCCAACCGGATAAACTTGGTCATCAATACCATCAGCCGGGGTAAAGATCCCTGGCGGGACGGTTTTAAAATCCGCCGTTCCGCCGTCGAGCACGGTATTCCCTGCCTGACTTCCATGGATACTGCCTGGGTCATGCTGGAGGTACTATACGGAATCCAGGAAGGGGAAGTGCCGGATTTAATTCCGCTGCAAAACTACCTGGACAACCGCCGGAAGAACTTGCCAAGGAGAGAATAA
- the carA gene encoding glutamine-hydrolyzing carbamoyl-phosphate synthase small subunit: MQARLVLEDGTIFSGRAFGATGEQWGEVVFNTGMTGYQEVLTDPSYCGQIVVMTYPLIGNYGINKEDFEAKSSFVRGFVVKEECDRPSNWRVSNKIDEFLAREGVIGIAGIDTRALTRKIRSHGTLRGIISTEVSDPAELVAKAKNCPQISGQELVPTVATREIYTVPGNGHRVVLMDFGAKANIVRCLNNRDCEVVVVPPDTAAEEILALQPKGIMLSNGPGDPTDVPKAVETVRRLIGQLPIFGICLGHQIIGLAMGGRTYKLKFGHRGANHPVKDLRTGRVYITSQNHGFTVDQDSLPPEMEVSHINLNDHTVEGLQHKTLPIFSVQYHPEAAPGPMDSEYLFDHFLNHIHDFSAKRGEGTHAQKAGN; this comes from the coding sequence ATGCAAGCACGATTGGTACTGGAAGATGGAACCATTTTTAGCGGCAGGGCCTTTGGGGCCACCGGCGAACAATGGGGAGAAGTGGTTTTTAATACCGGCATGACCGGTTATCAAGAGGTTCTGACGGACCCGTCCTACTGCGGCCAGATCGTGGTCATGACCTACCCGCTGATTGGCAACTACGGCATCAATAAAGAAGATTTTGAAGCCAAGAGTTCCTTTGTGCGGGGTTTTGTGGTCAAAGAAGAGTGTGATCGTCCCAGCAACTGGCGGGTTAGCAATAAAATTGATGAATTTTTGGCCCGGGAGGGCGTCATCGGCATTGCCGGCATCGACACCCGGGCCTTGACCCGGAAGATTCGCAGCCATGGTACTCTGCGGGGAATTATCAGCACCGAGGTGTCGGACCCCGCGGAACTGGTGGCCAAAGCCAAGAACTGCCCCCAAATTTCCGGCCAGGAGCTGGTGCCCACCGTGGCCACCCGGGAAATTTATACCGTTCCCGGAAACGGACACCGGGTGGTGCTGATGGATTTTGGGGCCAAAGCCAACATCGTCCGCTGCCTGAATAACCGGGACTGCGAAGTGGTGGTGGTGCCGCCGGATACCGCTGCCGAAGAAATTTTGGCCCTGCAGCCCAAGGGCATTATGCTTTCCAACGGCCCCGGAGATCCCACCGATGTGCCCAAAGCGGTGGAAACCGTGCGCCGGCTGATCGGCCAATTACCCATTTTCGGTATTTGCCTGGGCCACCAAATTATCGGGTTGGCCATGGGAGGCAGGACGTATAAACTGAAGTTCGGTCACCGGGGGGCCAATCATCCGGTGAAGGATCTGCGCACCGGCAGGGTTTATATTACCTCCCAGAACCACGGTTTCACGGTGGATCAGGATTCCCTGCCCCCGGAAATGGAAGTGTCCCATATCAATTTAAATGATCATACGGTGGAAGGGCTGCAGCATAAAACCCTGCCCATCTTTTCGGTGCAGTATCATCCGGAAGCGGCCCCGGGTCCCATGGATTCCGAGTATCTCTTTGATCATTTCCTGAATCATATTCATGATTTTTCAGCGAAACGAGGGGAGGGTACCCATGCCCAAAAAGCGGGAAATTAA